A window of the Pangasianodon hypophthalmus isolate fPanHyp1 chromosome 12, fPanHyp1.pri, whole genome shotgun sequence genome harbors these coding sequences:
- the ormdl3 gene encoding ORM1-like protein 3 gives MNVGTAHSEVNPNTRVMNSRGMWLSYLLGIGLLHIILLSIPFVSVPVVWTLTNLIHNMCMYLLLHTVKGTPFETPDQGKARLLTHWEQMDYGVQFTASRKFLTITPIILYFLTSFYTKYDRVHFVINTVSLLTVLIPKLPQLHGVRLFGINKY, from the exons ATGAACGTGGGCACGGCGCACAGCGAGGTGAACCCTAACACACGTGTGATGAACAGCCGGGGCATGTGGCTGTCCTACCTGCTGGGCATCGGCCTCCTGCACATCATCCTGCTCAGCATCCCATTCGTCAGCGTGCCTGTGGTGTGGACACTCACTAACCTCATCCACAACAtg tgcaTGTATCTCCTGCTGCACACGGTAAAGGGGACGCCGTTTGAGACCCCAGACCAGGGCAAGGCTCGGCTTCTCACTCACTGGGAGCAGATGGATTACGGCGTGCAGTTCACCGCCTCGCGCAAGTTCCTCACCATCACACCAATTATACT GTacttcctcaccagcttctacACCAAGTACGACCGGGTCCACTTCGTCATCAACACGGTGTCTCTGCTCACCGTACTCATCCCCAAGCTTCCTCAGCTGCACGGAGTCCGGCTCTTCGGGATTAACAAGTACTGA